In Bombyx mori chromosome 15, ASM3026992v2, the sequence cactccttcatagctaataccccaccaaaccatcactgaagtcggatagtgcccacgttgcactctgtcgactgattgggaagcttccttagagctttgagcataaatacggtcattttgtttgttaaaatgttgttgtttcgattttaccaccctattctcttttaaattatcagttaagaaatgaccagtacgtttcttataggctgcaagtcctaagtcatcttttaaaatacgcgacatggttctaggtgctatattcatctcccgagataaaatcttttgctttcggataggatttcttcgaattctttcccttactgctttgaccacctttttcgaacgaacactacgtggacggccagatctttttctgtcacaaacagaggaggtctcattgcacctattaatagcccagtacacaaacattttactaataccaagcgtatggagagttttaaaaattgcgttTAGCTCCaaacctactttgtgtaatgcaatcacagcgattcggttctttTTATcatcccactccattttaatattgcaaaatattgtacaatgtattggcgccaaaatgagaaaactcaatgagcaatcatataaaaatgacagattccaaattaaaatgtaatattttgtttatttttaattgtaacagtatttatggccagactaagcatactaactgacccggcagacttcgtagtgcctcaatcgataaataaaagatctaaacttttgtataaaataaacttaaaacaaacaaaaggaatccgtcctacgGCGCGGCGGCGGACACATCATAGAAAGAACAAATTCCgagtaatttcatatttatctaccttttaaaccttctctgtacttccacaaataattcaaaaccaaaattagccaaatcggtccagccgttctcgagttttagcgagactaacgaacagcaattcatttttatatatatagataagatacCTTGAATTCGTAATCGCCATTGAGCCATTTCTCTGGGAAATATTGGGAGTAGATGATCCGCTGATTCTCCCAGTCCGTTCTGAAGTGAAAACTTTGTATTAAAAAGATGCAAATCTcgatgttattttgttttgtacgTTCGTGATTTTCATACGTAAGTATtgagttattattaattgtaagaTATGCGTCTGATCTTTGTacatttacgaaaaaaaaagctttgtgtTTAAGTTAAACGAAATGGAGTCGGAATAACCGCGATGGCTACATCGCTgcaatactctttttttttctttttcttaggtAGGTGGAAGAGCTCTCAGGGACGGacgcccggcccgtcggctgtcggtcggtggaggcgtgctgcgcgtcatctggcgtacgccaagtggagggagcggttgctggaggagcttggccaaacttcagtcactcgccggcgcactctcgaggccctggtgcccgtgctggaggcatggtcagatcgacgacacggcgtgctctccttccacctaacgcaggtcctctcggggcatggctgcttcgggaggtacctgtggaaggtctgcaggagagagccacatccgggtcgccaccagtgcgggcatccggatgacgctcagcacgaaCTCGAAGCTTTcccgcgttgggagcgctcgcggcgggacctcatcgcggtgctggggagagacctctccttgcgggctgtcatcgcccgcatgctagaggaccagaattcttgggaggccatgaccaggttttgcgacctggtcatggcgttccgtgaggctgaggagcgcgaaagggagtgggatccctcttcggcttctcagcgaagaaggcggagtgggcggcacGGGCGCGAAGCTCCCATTCATCACCCGTAGGGGtgtcgggtgccgggtgcgggggtgcccggtccgagacgacgtcctgcgggattttcccggggatggagtgCCATCCTATtatcaggatgggtaccggcgacggcgagccttcggcgcgcacgttgcggtacgagggctgcactaaaagtatcgggaatggaatatttccactgttcctgtcatattaaaatctttttaattgaaaactccttggttttaaaaatcgaataccatttatttatttaaaaaaagattctcggttttgtcacgaggttttgtcaaacttgtttagtcgttgagaaaatggaattaactcgagaaaattcaagagcgatgatttattatgactttcgaagtggtttgacacaaaaacacatttttaaatagtaatgttgtgtcactttgttaattcccgaaattttcagtgccgcctaggtactgtgggtttcgtggagtggtagtggtggggctcgatggggtttagtcggtagtcggttttgcgtgGCTGACGTCGTgcagtgcctcgcgcgcctttctcaaggcgtagtctcccggcaggaattggaagaagaggaggacccctgtcttcttcttctccctgttcttctctggaggcgccggagtccgacataacccggtctcttacccccctcgaccgggtataaCCGGGTCGGGTGCCGGGTACCAcatatcttgagatataagttctaaggtctcagtatagttacaacggctgccccaccctttaaaccgaaacgcattacaaaaattggtacccgcctgcgggattcgaacactgtgtggtgcatcgctaaatacgtatacatcggacgtcttatccacgaCGGCTTCATGAttaacactagatgatgaccgagctttgctcgggttttttttttttataacgccgtcttcttgtgtctttaaagcggttagtttattatttgccaatagatgtcgggaagagtcataaagttgattatcgataaagttgattattgaaaattcgaataaaacaacattttctgaaaataaatcgtagctagatcgatttatcgcccccgaaatccgcTGTATccatttccgagattcagattatattggtatatatacaagaattgctcgtttcaaggtataagataagattgaAGGCATATTACTTGTATTTGGTGACTGTCGACTGTGTCCAGCCCCTCTCGAACACATCATTCAGTGTGAGCGTGTACCCGACACCACGGATCGCTCGAGATTGCTTCACTTCCTTTGCGAAGTGAGGGTCAAATGGTGCGACGCCCATTTCCGGTACACCTAcaagtttataaaaataaaattttccacgAAATCGTCTTCTACGTCATGGAGccaaaaaacaattatatattataattatatatataatattttaatattcgtaAATCCAATTAATACTTCCCTTAATGAGGCCTCCTTCCATGTAATAAACACTTAAtgagataataaaattataatgttgaaTTTTAATATCGTACCTGTTTTGAAATACGGTCGAAGCTTGTTGAATGCTCTTTTCATACATAGATCGAAATCTGGCGATGACATCTTGCATGGTAGAAATATCCTTTCTGAAAAAGGAAGTTCTGATTTTATGTcacattttatgaaattttcatTGCGCCTTCAGCCGAGAAAATGTAAATATTCTTATATAGTCTTTAAACATTCAAGTAATCGTTATATGAAACAGCTACCTACTAAAATATGATTATGTTGTTGCAATATAAGTAAGTACGTACTATCCAGCTAAACTTCTGCTTATGTAATATTATCGTTATTTTATGCAAGGAATCTGAATGTTTATGAAATCATCTTCAAGTTCTTTGCAAAAGTTACTAAATGTGTATAGTCTATTGGTTTGAAATCGGTATGTTTCGAAAGCACTTCTGGTGTCTGTGGAATCAccttatttttgtaatattgttttCACCTTGACCTGTAGGTGCTTAGATTAATATGCGTACTTACATGAACAATGCCAGCGGAGAGGCAATGGAaagaaatatgaattaaatctaatgtaaaataaataattgaaagtgTCAGAATATCATActtgataaatataataattcagTAAATGTTTTAtcctattttgttttgtaagaaAATAATTCATTGATAGTAGTAAAATAAATTGGGTAGCGTTTAAAATTACGACGATCTTTTCCTTTCAAAATGTAGGTAACAATGTAGGTAATAACTATATCAATATTCGTTGCATAATCTTCTATTATGTTGTAGAGTTTTATAGCCGTTATAAAAGAGATGCAACCAAAGTTGTTATTTaagacaatatttaattaacttaaaaaaaggtTACGAAAGTGATTACAAGAGTCGCTTGAAAGTGTGGCGAGTTGTTTGGCACTGAACTTGACCGATTTCCTGAGAGAGGCTCTCGTAACAGTTGTGTTGTAAGTTTTCGAGACGAAACGGCCGTAGGAAAATACCAAAGTCTAAGTTAAGTCTACTAGGAAACAGTTGGTTTCATTGATATTCAGTATAGGATGCCGATTCTAGTTTgcctgtttatttttattgatgctCAGAAAAGCTCACGATGCACCTGATATTAACGATTATCATAGATATCTTAAACCGAATATCTTGAACCGGAATTCATGATGCGTGGTAAAACTAGACTTGATGCTGGTACCTACGGCTGGAAACATTCACcgtcttaatttaattttcaaaattaaattgtctAGAGAATTTCATGAAAAGAGATAATTCTGGAGTATTCAAAATGGTCTGTCCGCACCAACTTCGAACGGATATCTTGAATCCTTAACTTACATTACGCGaaagtctatttatttatttatttattacacttcatgtaaaatttacattggcggacttaatgcctaaggcattctctaccagtcaaccaaaggtagtgcagagtaaatagtgataggtgcaatgaaatttatattaagctacgaatatatacacaaaaaagtatatatatacatatatacacaatcacagtcacatatacatatacatacatacatataatagtttatagttAGTATATTTATCGCACTTTGTTGACTTTGTGTGTTgtttatttgattattattgGATAATTGCctatttaattaagtataatttagtaatattgatcatttattttttatgcagTCAGCGTGTTTCAATACTGTCGGTAAAATTTGCATTTCAGTGTTCATTGCGTAGTGAGGTATGCTAATGGCTAGTAATGTATTATTGTGGTTTTCGttagtaaatatgtatttctaaatttaaaatggaCTGTAGGGGAAAGTGGGGGATATACGAACACCTAagggaaaacttaaataaaacaatggaatttaatcacagattttttaaattttttttattataaagtttacTTATCTGTCTAACTTATTCACTAatcatcatttatatttttttaataaactgcaacaatatgaaagaaaaacaaaacccttAGTATTCGGCTTTGCCCGACATCAGTCGGGTAAATACGAACACCAAGTGGGGTGATTACGAACCAACATTATTAACGACATAGATCACATTTAAAACCCAACGATGTTGACTGTCCGGTCCGTCAGTACAACTCTCGTGAGCCCATTTTTTGCACACATCGCACACAATCTAGTCTTCAACGGGAGGatcaatatatgtatttatctctacaaaaaatacaaaagtagtctttattttctttttcgccTTTTTCTTTTCGTATTTTGACTAGAGTCACtaaagtctttttttatattgttcaaattctttaataatatttcatacttCTTGTTTGAAGGTGTTCTCTCATTACATTTCAGTCTTTTTATTTGGGTTCCTTTTTTGCCATCTTTCCGTTTTCTTCTTGATTTCTTACGTTTCCTGATCGTCTGTAAATAAAGGTTTTCATCCAACCATGGCTGTATTAAAACTTCTTTCATTAGATGGTCAAAATTAGTGGTTTTTGGAACATTTTATGTTTCTGCTGCTTTACGCAGGGAGAGTTTTTGGTTTTAACATCGTCTATAGCCTTTTTGAGATCTTCTAAACTATACTTCAGTTCGGTCTTTCTTTTGTAAGTACAAGGCatctgtaataatatttaaaaaaaatttgaacggGGTACTAACAAACGGGAGTGGGGTAACGGCCAATGTTCGAGATTGCCCGACATGGAGTGTTCGTCTTTACCCCGCGgaatcgaaaataattaaaggtcaaaaaacaattttggttaaatttattttgcctactacatcattatcatttagtTGAGTAATATGTGATTATTCCACTATGTAAAAgctgaattattattgtagataGAAATAAAGTTACATCAACTTGAATTTACCGAAAAATTACatctaaaacatacaaaatattgaaaaatgcatACCTTTTTAAGTACGTGTGTCCGCGTCTCCCGTGTTATTGACTGGCATCAATGGTGGCGTGATCTCCGAAATGGcggcaaataaaattaggatATATCTTTCTAACATATTAGAACCATTGAATTCGGCATTACCCAGCGTTCGCGTTTCCCCCACTTTCCCCTAAtagtagaattaaataatatatcgtCCGTCTCTAGAATAAACTCCCCTACGGTATTTCATGAGCGCAAagacatttccttcttcaaagttGCACAAAACACGTCAtattggatcctcccgatccactaacggtgcttttaggtaccccaaacaccggtcatcgttgtcgtcgaacctgtcgcttgcgacgaagggctcccacagatacagcccactgagtttctcgctggatcttctcagtgggtcgcgtttccgatccggtggtagattctgctaagcacggctcttgctagggttcgtgttcgctacatcgtcaggtttgaaccccgtgagctcacctactagcccggtgaagCTGATATTGTCTCTCCAGACTATCATtaaaggtaagaaaaaaaagcgcCCTCGATAGCATGGTTATGACCTGGGCATTCTCACTGTCCATAGGTGATAGTACGTACTATAAGATGAGCTCATGCCACTTAagccaataaaataatataaatgttttaatccaatgtttaatatttaaaagccGTAACGTAAAGCATTTGTTGTACATGATTTTAATAGTTTGTAATTTTGTCACTGACATTGGAATATCGGTTAGATGAACCTTGACTtacgttacaatttttttctcaaTCTCCGTGAAGGTTTATAGACatgataaaacaaataattaaagcacTCACGAATATCCGATGCTTCATTAGCACAGCAAACAACATGCAAATAACACAACACAAACACACTTAATAAACACATAAGGGATCGCATTTTCGTATCTAGTGATTTTAgtttaacttaaatttaagtacgatattattttaaatatcgcTATGAAGTTAATAATTAATGGTGTTCGACTTTTAGCACAAtaaatgtcgtttttttttgcttaaaatacTGTTTGGCTATAAAGATATATTTGATTCGGAGTCGGAATACTCCGCAGAATGGTTGGTTGGATTATGTTTGAACCGCGAAAGTGCGGGCCCCTTCCAAAACGCTCGAGTGCAGTTGCGACAGAACCTTGCCAACGTATCTATGCGTATGGACTTGAAGCTGAACTTAATACTCAGTTTTTCATagagaatattattatattatgtagttcaatgacaatttgtttgttaattacaAAGGAACTTGTGAAGTGTGAGCACGCTCCGCTGCGAGTCGCTAATTGTATAAAAAGCATCGATTTCTCGAATGTATTCGCGCATATTTCTTTGGTGCTATGGCATACTTGACTTTGCCtctggcatcgctgaagtccatgggcgacggtaacaacttaccatcaggtgggccgtatgctcgtctgcctacaagggcaataaaaaaaacagaaacctTCCATGTAGTACTTTTTTCTTCGGTTTCCACAAGTAGACGTAATTCGTCAGCGTCGTCCGTTAgcataaaaactataaattattcaaaacatCGGGAAAAACGACAGCAAAAAAAAGCGGgcttaaattgtaaaaaaaatcttctttgaAGTGCTAGCAATTACTGTAACAAGTTTCATTACAATCAGATGAATCGTTATTTAACGACATTTGTGGTATGttcaaaatagtttaataaaagtattttaattaaaaatgcatatacttgtttattatttgtatttaaaatacaaatttgttaattttaacatCAGTATTTTCTCAGAGTTCATCTTTCATGTGCCATCAATATCTGCAGAAAAGTTCGGCAAAAGTTTCATTGCCTTGGAAAGAGTTTCTCTAATTCTTCTCTCGTATTTAAATCTGGTTATTATGCTAAGAACTCAAACGAGTGAGATGCGATCATAAGGGCAGAACAGGCGATCCATACAAGTCATGTCTTCATTCATACAGAATAAGTAAGTAATGTCTTGTTTTGTGCGACTTTGTTTATGGGATTTGAGAGTCATTCAAAATAACAGGTGTTGTCAGTTCATCTGCTAAATTGTTCTATTTCTTAGTTAAACTATTTAGCTTAGTGAAAATGTCGTTTTTTAAACCACTCTAAGTTGGGATCTGATGTTGCTAGAGTCTGCCATTTAAAgggcattgtttttttttttatgattgtagaattactggtggcccggaggcctttccagtttcaccaggacattaAAGGGCATTGTGTCTTTCCATCAGGTGTATCAGTcagcaaatattattaaaaaaaagagttgtTCATTTGGTGATACAAGtgcaaagtgtttttttttccgacATTAAATGTTTCTCTCGCGTTGATTGATGGATACATCACGCAGTTGATATGCCAaagttacaaatataatataatacaatataatattccATATGTAGATAAACCtatataaattaaactaaagataaatttatataaatatatacaggaccgatctttgtggcgaggcttgggggaggcctctgtccagcagtggacgtctgtttgctgatagaataaatagaatagaaatagataaatatagACTGCATGTAGATCTTGcgtgaaattttaaatattcgtcgtttatttctttaaatttgtgTGAGTTTCGAAATCTATAACtcattgataattaaaaaaatatttacgtagtatgaatacaaatattttttgttaaattcacAATCAATAACGTAATTATATTGTATGCGGCTGTTGCTTAATCAATGCTCGTTGTTATAAGAACGTTAAAATACATTGCTTTCGCCTTAAAAAGTTAATGATGCTACAAATTGCTTGAACATCAATACATATTTCGCAATGAAGTTAAGCAATGTTAGCGTTGAAGTATTTCAACGCTAACGTACGCGTATTGAGAATGATTTTGACATTCCTTTCAAAACTAAGACTATTGTGTTGTGTGACCAAAGATTTTAGtgaatttactttatttatatctatatattaatacgtgaagctaaaacattgtacccctttttacgaaaatggcgcggacggaggagtatgaaatttcccttacttatagagaatatagagaaggagtgcagaatgataatgttttttaaaaatatgcattaataatacattaaatcaataaaaaaaaacattacacaaactaccatgtatttgatgcacacatatatatgtactctttgtttattgtcaaacttttgttattacttaAAGTCTTTCGTCAAATTGTGAATAggtttattattgtttgtctttaatattatttgtctatagtgtagtcttggcaaaatctgtgattatagaagtataataaatagtctttgataacttataattatagtcgaatttcgactactgcgggaccactagttttaaattgatagacgaactcacggctcaccttGTATTATGTGCttatcggagcccatggacattaacaacgtaaatcacgccacccacctcgagacatgagttctaaggtcttagttttttcagtacaacgcatgccccatccttcaaactgaaacacattactgcttgacggtcgaaataggcaggattgtggtacctaaccgcgccgGCTCACAAGATGTTTTACCACTAGGAATTacgcacatatttttttttatgtttgatctttattacacgatgctgttCCTTTATCAGTCATTCATAAATATTTGTTACGTACGTATGTCACAACGGCTagtagctacaacggctgccccacccttcaaaccgaaacgcattactgcttcatggcagaaataggcaggccggtggtacttacccgtgcggactcacaagaggtacctaccacccgtaattacgtaaattataattttgcgggtttgatttttattagacgatgttattccatcaccgtggaagtcaatcgtgaacatttgttgagtacgtacctatttcattagaaaaattggtacccgcctgagattcgaacacaggtgcatcgctcaacacgaatgcaccggacgtcttatcctttagaccacgacgaatGGGTAGGTATGTATGAACATCTGTaaaatagttatataataaGCCTTTTGAGTACCTTTCTAGAAAAAGAGGATGAATTGTCTTTTCTTTGTTTTGCGTTTTTTACGAGATAAAGTCCAAATCGGCTAGGCAGTTTGACTCTGCGGTCAGGCTGCGGTAGGCAAAATATTTGAGTAGCCAGTTATAGCAGCCAATCAAAGGCCATTTGTGATTTTTTCGTCGAGCCATAAGCACTTTATCTCGTAAAAAACGCAAAGCAAAGACACTGGCTTCATCCTGTTTTTCTAAAACGGCACTCAAAAGACTTATTCTATACCTATTTTAAAGATGTACGCAGGGACgtctttcggtaggcagcggcttggttctgcccctgtcattgctgaagtccatgggcgacggtaaccactcaccatcaggtgggccgtatggccgtctgcctacaaaggcaataaaaaaaataaaaaaaataaaactaggatggggcccttgggcacacaagaatttgaggcccttttggaaagtaaaaaagcgaattataataacatttttttactgagtatgaccatttatgtaggtaatcaaatacagtatgatataatatgtcattaatgatattagaatgctgattgttttttggttacgatttcgataacggtttctttcgggatttctgttgagcaaaatcttccattataggcatagtatataccttctgattactgatttgtgaaaaaagtgtaatgtgcccgacaaaaatgttttgagaataaacgtgtgagagaaattgtcggtctttcggggccccctgagaatgggggtcctgggcacgggccccgtgtgcccttatggtaaagacggtattggatGTACGTGAACCCAGACTAGTTTTTCAATACCAGAGATTGTACAATCCTTTGCGCTATTATTTCGGTTACCATGATTTTCCTGCGAATAGAGATTCATTCCAGATTTcatctcgcagggaaactccacctatagccctctccattgctctatGGGTGACCTTGAGCTTTATAATAAGGCCCAAATA encodes:
- the LOC101742379 gene encoding uncharacterized protein LOC101742379, with translation MRSLMCLLSVFVLCYLHVVCCANEASDIQRIFLPCKMSSPDFDLCMKRAFNKLRPYFKTGVPEMGVAPFDPHFAKEVKQSRAIRGVGYTLTLNDVFERGWTQSTVTKYKTDWENQRIIYSQYFPEKWLNGDYEFKGDAFGLGVIRSGRWNLTLRDYSQTTRIKRNGTGLDVHVEVDHIGDMEIHVGNLLRGNGILERMLDRLINVTWKPGFAVIRPLINDLVSTAFTDIWSTSFKNFPLENFIKP